AGAGCGTGTTCGGAACGGGCGCGCGCATCCAGCAGCTCCTCACGGGTGATCTCCCCAAGATACCGGTGAACGAAGCCATGCACGAAATCGTGGACGGGCTGGTAGCCCGGCCGACCGAGCCACCGGCGGTAGACCCCCTGGGCAGGGGGGCCGCCACGTTCCAGCAGTTCCCGGCGACAGTCCTCGAAGGAGGTCACGACTGCACTCCGGGCTTCAAGATTCTTCGCAGCAGTTCGTACACACGCCGCTGCTCCTCCAGGGGCGCGTGGCGCATCAGGGCCTCCAGCCCGAGCCGGGCCTCGCCGAGCCTCCCGGGGTACTTGTTCCACTTGCCCTCCTTGCAGACGTCGCACAGCGTCTGGAGGTTCTGATTCAAGTACGGGTCAATGCCGTACTTCTCGGCCCTGGAGATGGGGGAGATGTGGTCCACGACGAGCCGAACGGTTCGGTCCGGCTCCATGGGGTGCGGGTCGCCGGGCTGTGCTCCATAGGACAGGCACCGGTGCCCATCGCGGTCGAGGATACGGAAACGTTGGCCCTTGCCGATATTGCGAACGTGGGCCGTAGAACGCGGTTCGGTTGAAGTCAGGATGGAGTCGTCGGGGCGTAACTCGCCGGTCCGGTCCTTGTGACTCAGGATCATGTAGCCCAGTTCGTCGCGCCGCTCGCGCACTCGTCTCGCCCACTCGCTAAGACCTGCCACTGCAATCCGCTCTTTGGTGGCGACTCGCCCGCTGTTTTCCATGAACAGTTCCAGGAGGCGCGTCCGTGCTGCGCCTCCCCCTACCTTCCGCACTGCCACCCACAGCTCCCTTGACTCTCCGTATATCTGTGACAACGTGAAGTGATCCACGTTGATATACCAAGCACTCCGTCCGGTTGCACAGAGGCCAGCAATGAAACTGTGATCCTCACCCCCGCCGCGTCACCCCGTCCGTCGTCAGCAGCGTGCCGTACAAGTCGGGGCGGCGGTCCCGGAAGAAGCCCATCCCTGCGCGGAACTTCCGGGCCTCGGTGAGGTTCAGCGTGTGGGCCAGCGCCCCCTCGTCCGTCTCGCCGAACTCGGCCACGATCTCGCCGGTGTAGTCGGCGATGAAGGTGTGGCCGTAGTACGTCTGGGTGAAGTCGCCGACGCGCTCGACGCCGATCCGGTTGCAGGACCCCACATAGGTGGAGTTGCTGACCGCGTGGCCCTGCATGGCCCGCTGCCACATCTGGTAGTTGTTCGGGGTCTCGACCTCGGCGGGCTCGGTGCCGATGGCGGTGGGATACAGCAGGAAGTCGGCGCCCAGCAGCATCATCGCGCGGGCGGTTTCGGGGTACCACTGATCCCAGCAGATGCCCACGCCCACCCGTCCGAAGCGGGTGCGCCAGACCTTGAAGCCGGTGTCGCCCAGGGCGAAGTAGTACTTCTCCTCGTAGCCGGGGCCATCGGGGATATGGGTCTTGCGGTAGTTGCCCAGCACCGTGCCGTCCGCGTCGATGCACACCAGCGAGTTGTAGTGCGCCTGCCCCGCCCGCTCGAAGTACGAGAGCGGCAGCACCACGCCGAGTTCGGCGGCGAGGTTCTGGAAGCGGCCGATAAAGGGGTGGCCCTCCAGCGGGTGCGCCAGCTCGAAGTAGTCCTCGCGCTCAACCTGGCAGAAGTACAGGTTCTCGAACAGCTCGGGGAGCAGCACGACCTGAGCGCCCTGCCGCGCGGCGTCGCGCACGTGGGCCTCGGCGCGGCTCACGTTGTCCTCGAGCTGGTCCGTCATGTGCATCTGGATCACGGCCAGGTTGACAGTGTGCGGCGTCTGGGTCATGTCTCATCCTCCCTCAAATTCAGGCCCAGGCGGCGGGCCACCTCACCTTTCGGGTGGGTCAGGCCGCTGCGGGCGTCCATGTACTCGCGGTAAACGTCGTCGAAGGCGTGGATCAGGACGGACATCACGCCGTGATCGTCCACCTGAAGTCCCTGGATGCGGAAGCCCGCGCGCAGCTTGGGGATCAGTACCGCGTTGTTCGTCGCGTGGTGCTGGCTGCGGACGAGGCGGTAGCCCTCGGCCTCCAGCGCGGCCAGCACGACCGGGAGCAACCGGGTGTAAAGGCCCTTGCCCCGATGAGCGGGGAGGAACGCCGTGTTCACCATGTACGCCGTCCGCGCGTCCCACTGGCGCGAATACTGCCAGCCCGCCACCTCGCCCCCGTGCGCGATCAGCCAGGCGTAGCGGGGCACCTCCGGGCTGAGAAGCGGGGCGGGCACGGCCCAGTCGAAGGACACGGAGGCGTAGGCCGCGTCCTCCAGCTGCTCGTACACGTCCAGGTACATCTCGTAGGGGACGCGGTGGAGGGTGTAGTCGCCGCCCAGATCCACACCCTTCCCCTCGACCTCTGGCATGGATACGGAGGGAAGGGTCACCGTATCCGCTCCTGTCTCTGAGATGTTCAGCCCCAGCCGCCGCGCCGCCGCGCCTGTCGCCTGCTGGAAGCCGCTGCGGACGTGCATTGCCTCCCGGTACGTCCCGTCCAGGCTGAGGGTGAGCGCCACATTCAGCCCGCCCTCGTACAGGTTCAGGCCCTGGAGGAAGAACCCGGCGCGCAGCTTGGGGATGATCACCTGGTTGTTGGTGGCCCGGTGGTGGCTGGTCACGAGAGTGTATCCGGCGTCCCGGTACGCGGCGAGGACGTGTGGGAGGAGCCGGGAGTACAGCCCCTGCCCCTGGTAGCCGGGAAGGATGCCCGTGTCCGCCATGTAGACCGTCCGTTCGCCTTGCTGGTGCGCGTGGTGCCAGCCGATCAGGTCGTTCCCGTGGTAGAGGCCCCACTGGAAAGTTTCACCCAGAGGTGGGGACGATTTGACGGGCCGGTCGAAGGCATACCCCCAGGTTCCGCCGAAGATGCGGCCTTCCAATCGGGCGCAGGCGTCGCGGTAGGTTTCGTAGGAGATGAGTCGGGCCTCGTACCCGTCACCCAGGCGGATTACTCCCCCGTCCACAGCGTTCCTGCCGGTTGCTGCTGGGTCATGCAGTGGAAGGAACCGCCGCCCTCGATGATCTTCCGGCTCATCAGGCCGATCACCTCGCGCCCGGGGAAGAGGGGGCGCAGCACCTCCAGCGCCCGGGCGTCGTTGGGGTCGCCGTACTGCGGCACGACCACGAAGCCGTTGCCGATGTAGAAGTTCGCGTAGGTGGGGGGCAGGCGACCCTCGGCGCCCTCCAGCCGGTTGGCGGGCAGCGGCAGCTCCACGATGCGGAAGGGCTGGCCGCTCAGGTCGGTCATCCCCCGCAGGTCGGCCAGGTTCTTCCGCATCGTGGGGAAGTTGGCGTCCTCCTCGTCCTGGGCCACGCTCGTCACGACCGTCCGCTCGTCCGTGAAGCGGGTGATGGTGTCGATATGCCCGTCGGTGTGGTCGTTTTCCAGGCCGCCGTCCAGCCACAGCAGCTTGTCTATACCCAGAGTTTCGCTCAATAGGGCAGCGTAGCCCTCCTCGCTCAGTCCGGGATTGCGGGTCGGCGTCAGGAAGCAGGAACGCGTCGTCAGGCCCACGCCCGCGCCGTTGACCTCCAGGCCACCGCCCTCCAGCACCTCGGGGTGATCCCAGTGGGGGAGATTCAGGGTCCGGGCAACGTACTCGGGCACCTCATCGTCGTTCTGCCAGTGGAACTTGCCGCCCCAGGCGTTGAAGCGCCAGTTCACCAGGGAGACCCGGCCCCTGGCGTTCCGCACGAAGATCGGCCCGTTGTCCCGAATCCACACGTCGTCCAGGGGAACGCGGTGGAAGGTGACATTGGCGCCCTCCAGCCTTGCTCGCGCGTCCGCCTCGCTCTCCTCGTCCCGCACGAGAAGGTGGACAGGCTCGAAGCGCGCGATCGTCCGCACCAGCTCCGCGAACTCGTCCCGCACGCCCGCCAGGTGGCCGAACCACAACTCGTCGTCGGCGGGCCAGCTCATCCAGGTTGCCGCGTGCTCGGCCCACTCGGGGGGCATGGCAAAGCCCCGCTCGCGCGGTGACGGGTCAGTGGGGGACAGGTGGCGAGGCATGACGTCGTTCACGGCGCGCATTGTCTCATCCTGGGGCGAGGCGAAGGTGACGGGGATGAGCTGTCCGATCGAACCGACAGCCGCGTTTCCCCGTCTCGGATGACCCTAGATTCTGATCAAGGCGAGTTGAGTCTACGCTCCGGGCTTTCTCATCCCAGCAGCGAGAAATCATCCGAGCAGGCCAGCGCCCGGAAGTGGGCGGCTTTCTCGGTCAGCCCCATCTGTTCGTAGCAGGCGGCGAGCTTGAGGGCAAAAAACTCGACGGCGCGGCAGTCCTCACGGCGCTCGGCGGCTTCGAGACACTCACGGTAGTAGAGCACAGCTAGGTGGTACTGCGCTCCCGACGCAGCGTGTTCAGCTCGGCAGTGACTCATCCTGAGGGACACGATGTCGGTGGGCACGCCGTTCATGGCCCTGAGTGTAGACAGGTCTGTGCCCAGATGAATGCAAGGTGAACCCGATTCTGCCTTTTGGACTCGGCACAAGGAGGACGGAAGTCCCGTCACCTCACACCACCCTGGCCCGGACGGTGAGGGCAGGCAGGTTGACCTCCGTCAGCCGGACCTTCAGCGCCGTGCCCGCCGGGGCTGGAGTGCTGACGGGCAAGTCCATCGCGAGGTCGGGGATCAGCAGCGTCGCCTGCGGCCCGCGCCGGTCCACCACCACGGCGTCCCATTCACGTTCCGGCTGCGCGGCCACGAAGCGCAGGGTGTGGTGGCGGCGGCTGAGGCGCTCGGCCTGCCGGGTGGCGTCGGCGTTCATCTGCGCCTGGGCAACGCGGGCGGCAACTTCCTTGCCGGAGAGGGGGTCCGCGCCCGTCAGGTGCGCCCGGAGTTGCTGATGCACGACCAGGTCGAGGTAGCGCCGCATGGGGCTGGTCGCCTGCGCGTACAGGTCCAGGCCCATGCCGTGGTGCGGTCCCGGGGCGGGCTGGAAGCGGGTGCGGGCCAGCGTCTTGCGCCGCGCCCAGTGGGCGTTCAGCGTGTCGCCCCGCACGTCCCGGGTGGGCGCGTCCTGGGTGGCGAAGGGCAGCGGCAGCTCATGGTCGTCCGCATAGATCGCCGCCGCCCAGCCCGCCAGTGTCATGCACTCCTGCACCACAAAGCGCATCTCCGGCTTGGGAAGGGGGGTAACGCTCGCCCCCTCCGCGTCGGCCTTCACCCGCACCTCGGGCAGGTCGATGGAGAGCGCCCCCTCCGACTCGCGCAGGGCACGGCTGGCGCGGGCGAGGCGGGCAAGGGTGACGAAGGGTTCCCCCCCCGCCTCCAACCGGGCCTGGGCCTCGGTGTAGGTCAGCCGCGTCACCCGCACCCGGGTCAACGCCACGTCCACCGCCTCCGCATTCCCGTCCTCGTCCAGGTCGAGGGAGATGGAGAGGGCGGGGCTGGTGTCTGCCAGGCCCAGACCCGCGCGCTCGACCAGCGCGTCCGGCAGCATTCCGATGGTCTGGTCGGGGAGGTACAGGGTGGCTCCCCGCGCCCGCGCCTCCTCGTCAAGCGGGCTGCCCGCCGGGGCGAGGGCGGCCACGTCCGCGACATGAACCCATAGCCGGGTCAGGCCGCCTTCCAGCTTTTCGATCCCCACCGCGTCGTCCGGGTCCCGATTGCCCTCGTCGTCGATGGCATAAGCGTCGAGGTGAGTGAGGTCCAGGCGGTCCTCCTCCGGGAATTCGGGCACGGGCAGCGTCACGGGCGTCAGGGCCGCGCCGAGGCGATCGGCGTAGGGCGTCCTCGCCTCCGTCCACAGGCCCAGCCGCAGCAGCAGGGCGTGGGCGGCCTCGGGCGTCTCAAGCTGGCCCAGCTCGCGCAGAGTTCGCGACTTCTCCTGTTTGCCGCGGGCGACGAGTTCCACCTCCGTGCGCTGGGCGGGCGTCAGTTCGGGAAGGGCAGGCGAGGGGGCAGTCATCTCCCGAGGATACGGGGGAGTCCGGCGTTCGGTGAAATAGAAAAACTGGATTGACATTTTGGGCACAGGAGAGCGGTTTCTCTCCCCGAGCCCCCCGTTCTGGAGCGGTCGATGCCGAGCTTTTCAAAATACATAAAGCTGGACTTGACATATTTCGAAAATAGTGTTTCTATATCTCCAGAGGAGGAAGGCATGAATGAACGCATGGACGAGGGCTTTCGCGCTCAGGTGGAACGTCTGGTGGCCGAAGGCAAACTCACCCCCGAGGAGGCGGCCGGACTGCTGGAGGGGACGGTAGAGGAATCCACCACGGCGGCTGAGCCGTTCGCTCCCCTCATGGCGGCCTATCCGGGAGACACGCCCCCCGACCTGCTCCTGAAGGTCAGCGGGTATAACCTGACGGTGATTCAGGATGCAGGGGTGGGTCAGCCCCAGCTCAGCGCCAACCGCGAGGGCGTACTTCGCCTGACAGCCACGCCGGAAGGTTGGGAGGTGTCGCGCATCCACCGTGGGCCGCTGCACGGCGAGACCCTGCGGGCCATCCTGACTGTGCCCTTCGCGCCCCGGCACGTCCGGGCGGAGGTCAACGGCGGCAACCTCGCGCTGCCCGATATCGGCGGCGAGATGCTGGCTGACGTGAACGGCGGGAATGTCCGCATGGGCCGGGCTGCCAGCCTGCGGGCCGACGTGAATGGGGGCAACCTGAACGCTGCCGAGATGGGCGGCCCCACCCACCTCAACGTGAACGGCGGCAACCTGACGCTGGAGGGCGCCCAGACGCTGAACGCCAGCGTGAACGGCGGAAATCTGCGCTGGGCCGGGCACCTGACCGGGGGGGACCACCGCCTGGAGGTGAACGCGGGGAACGCCACCCTGCACCTGCTGCCGGGCAGCAGCGTCCGCTTCGACGCCAACGTGACGGTGGGCGCCTTCAAGGCGGATTTCCCGACCCGCAAGAACGGCGGCTTCATCAACACGCAGTACCTCGGGCAGCTCGGCGGGGGGGACGCCCTCCTCTCGTGCCGGGTGGCCGCCGGACAGGTCAAGGTCGTGACCGCATGAGAGAGAAAGTCAAACGCCTCCTCGACCTGGTGCGGGCCGGTCGCCTGAGCTTGGAAGACGCCGGGCCGCTGCTCGCCGCCCTGAGCCCCCGCCTCGCACTGACCGACAGTGACCGTGAACTCATCGCGTCCCTGCTCGCCCGCGAGGACCTGGACACCGGTCAGGTCGCTGAACACCTGCTGCTGCTGCGTGGTGTGCGCGACGCGCCCCCGGCACCGCCCTTTCCCCCCAGGGCGCCGCGCGCCTCCGGCTGGCCGGGGGTGGACGGGTGGGTGGACCGCTTTACCGACAACATCGACGGCTTCGTGGACCGGATGGAGGAGACCGTGGAACGTGCTGTTGAAGGCAGGATGCCCCGCTCCCGCGATTCCCGTTATTCCTACTCCTATGCCGGGCCGGGCCGAACCTCCCGCCTCCTGCGCGTGCAGGTCGAGTCCAACGAGGGAGACGAGTACACCGCCAACCTGCCGGTCAGCCTGGCGCCGCACCTGGGCAAGCTGATTCCTCCGCATGGTCGGGAGGCACTGGAACGCGCGGGCCTGAGCATCGAGGCGCTGCAACTCCTGATCGAGGCCGACCCGCCCCCCGGCGACCTGATCAACGCCGAGGACAACGAGGGCAACAGCGTCAAGATCAGCCTGAAATGAGGGAAGCGGTGCGGGGCCAGCAGAACGAGGGAAATGACCCCGCACCCCCGCCCGCCCGCCACGTACCCTGAACCCATGCCCAGACCCCTGCCCCTGCCCTTTCCCGACGAGACCGAAGCCCCGCTGGTCACCGAACTGCGGTTCCCCACAAGCGGTGTCACGGTGCGCGGCGTCTTCGAACTCAACGAATTCGCCACCCTGTCCCCCGAGAACCTGGACTTCCTGCGCCTGTATATCCGCGTGCGCGGCAACCTCAAGGAGGTCGAGCGGGTGCTGGGCATCAGCTACCCCACCGTGCGTGCGCGCTTTGACACGCTGCTGCGCGCCATTGGCTACGAGCCCGAACTCGCCGACCCGCAGGCAGAGGTGCTGGAGCGCCTGGAGCGCGGCGAGATCACCCCGGACGAGGCGGCCAGGAAGCTGCGGCGGTAGGGGGGAAGTGGGGCCGGGCCGGGCCGCGAAGCCACCTGCGGGAGAAAGGAGACGGTATGAACAACTCCTCCTCACACCTCATCCAGAGGCACGCCAACGAAGCTTACGAGGAGCGGGTGGCCCGGCACCTCTACGACGCGGAGGTGCGGCGCTTGCTCGGCCGCCCCAGCCTGCGGGCCAGGCTCGCCGCGGTCCTGCACAGGCTGGCGGACCGGGTGGACCCCCGAACGGCTCCTCTCTACCCGACGGGCCGTTCGGTGCACTGACCGGATTGGCTGGACCCTGGAGAGGCAGTCGCACGGCAGACCCCGGGTCAACCCGGTCCGGTCCCGGACCAGGCGGAATGCCGGATCGGCGCGGCTGGGGGTGGGCTGCCCCCTTCGTTGGCCCCGCCCTCCGCCGGAATCACGACACGACGTGACGGCAAAGGCGCTTAACCTCGGGGCATGGATGCCGAGGCGTTTTACCGTTATCTGACTCAGGCCCGCCGCCGCCTCTGGACCACTCTGCGTGCCCTGCCGGATGAAGCCCTCTCGAGGGCCGTGATCCCCACGCAAGGGGCGCGCTGCATCAAGGACCTCGTGAGGCACGTCGCCGTGGTCGAGGACGGGTGGTTTCGGCTGGACCTGCTCGGCCGGTCCCCGGTCTGGGAAAACTTCGGTGGGGAGCCTGCCTCGGCCGATGAGTACTGGCACCATGAGGACGAGTCGTTGGACGCGCTGCTGGCCTACTGGGAGGCGGTGGAGGCCGATACGCTGCGTCACTGGCCCGCGCTGATGAGCGTGGCCACGTCGGGCCGGAGGGTCCCTGTTTCGGAGGACCGCCCGGAGACGCTCGCCGCCGATGAGGTGATCTGGCACGTCATGCAGCACGAGGTGCGCCACACCGCCCAGATCGTGCAGATGCTCCGCCTGCTCGGGCATCAGCCACCTTCCCTGGACCTGGTGTTCTTGACGGCGGAGTGACTGGACCCGCGGGCGCTTTCCTGGAGTTCCCCCGGAGCGCGCGGGAGACATGGGGGTGGAGGCGGGCAGGCTGACGTTTGCCGGGCTCTCCTCAGCTCTCCCCGAGCCGCGTCAGGTCGTCCCAGATCAGCCGCACCTCGCGCAACTCGCCCGCTGGAACGGTCACGGTCTTCTCGCCCGCCTCGCGTCCTCCCCGGCGCAGATACCACTCCCAGGTGGGGTTCCCGGCAAGGACCCACAGGGCCAGACTCCGGTCTCCGCGTTCCTCCAGGACCCGCGCCACTGCGGCCAGAAGTGCCTGCCCGAGGCCCTGCCCCTGCGCCGCTTTCAGGGCATAAAGCGTGTAAAGTTCCGCGTCGATGCCGGGGTGGTCGCGGGGTGGGCCAGCGGACGCGAAGGCGACGACCTCCCCGTCCCGCTCGGCGACGAGAACGACCTGGGTGGGGTCCGTAACGTCACGCGTCCAGTTCGTGGTCCGCCGTTCCTGCATCGCGCCGTCCGTCATTCGCTCCAGAAACGCCTCCGGCATCCGCCCCATGTACGTCTCCCGCCAACTCGTCACGTGGACGTGGGCGATGGCCGGAG
This region of Deinococcus apachensis DSM 19763 genomic DNA includes:
- a CDS encoding HNH endonuclease, whose protein sequence is MAGLSEWARRVRERRDELGYMILSHKDRTGELRPDDSILTSTEPRSTAHVRNIGKGQRFRILDRDGHRCLSYGAQPGDPHPMEPDRTVRLVVDHISPISRAEKYGIDPYLNQNLQTLCDVCKEGKWNKYPGRLGEARLGLEALMRHAPLEEQRRVYELLRRILKPGVQS
- the aguB gene encoding N-carbamoylputrescine amidase, whose product is MTQTPHTVNLAVIQMHMTDQLEDNVSRAEAHVRDAARQGAQVVLLPELFENLYFCQVEREDYFELAHPLEGHPFIGRFQNLAAELGVVLPLSYFERAGQAHYNSLVCIDADGTVLGNYRKTHIPDGPGYEEKYYFALGDTGFKVWRTRFGRVGVGICWDQWYPETARAMMLLGADFLLYPTAIGTEPAEVETPNNYQMWQRAMQGHAVSNSTYVGSCNRIGVERVGDFTQTYYGHTFIADYTGEIVAEFGETDEGALAHTLNLTEARKFRAGMGFFRDRRPDLYGTLLTTDGVTRRG
- a CDS encoding GNAT family N-acetyltransferase produces the protein MDGGVIRLGDGYEARLISYETYRDACARLEGRIFGGTWGYAFDRPVKSSPPLGETFQWGLYHGNDLIGWHHAHQQGERTVYMADTGILPGYQGQGLYSRLLPHVLAAYRDAGYTLVTSHHRATNNQVIIPKLRAGFFLQGLNLYEGGLNVALTLSLDGTYREAMHVRSGFQQATGAAARRLGLNISETGADTVTLPSVSMPEVEGKGVDLGGDYTLHRVPYEMYLDVYEQLEDAAYASVSFDWAVPAPLLSPEVPRYAWLIAHGGEVAGWQYSRQWDARTAYMVNTAFLPAHRGKGLYTRLLPVVLAALEAEGYRLVRSQHHATNNAVLIPKLRAGFRIQGLQVDDHGVMSVLIHAFDDVYREYMDARSGLTHPKGEVARRLGLNLREDET
- a CDS encoding agmatine deiminase family protein, producing the protein MRAVNDVMPRHLSPTDPSPRERGFAMPPEWAEHAATWMSWPADDELWFGHLAGVRDEFAELVRTIARFEPVHLLVRDEESEADARARLEGANVTFHRVPLDDVWIRDNGPIFVRNARGRVSLVNWRFNAWGGKFHWQNDDEVPEYVARTLNLPHWDHPEVLEGGGLEVNGAGVGLTTRSCFLTPTRNPGLSEEGYAALLSETLGIDKLLWLDGGLENDHTDGHIDTITRFTDERTVVTSVAQDEEDANFPTMRKNLADLRGMTDLSGQPFRIVELPLPANRLEGAEGRLPPTYANFYIGNGFVVVPQYGDPNDARALEVLRPLFPGREVIGLMSRKIIEGGGSFHCMTQQQPAGTLWTGE
- a CDS encoding RNB domain-containing ribonuclease: MTAPSPALPELTPAQRTEVELVARGKQEKSRTLRELGQLETPEAAHALLLRLGLWTEARTPYADRLGAALTPVTLPVPEFPEEDRLDLTHLDAYAIDDEGNRDPDDAVGIEKLEGGLTRLWVHVADVAALAPAGSPLDEEARARGATLYLPDQTIGMLPDALVERAGLGLADTSPALSISLDLDEDGNAEAVDVALTRVRVTRLTYTEAQARLEAGGEPFVTLARLARASRALRESEGALSIDLPEVRVKADAEGASVTPLPKPEMRFVVQECMTLAGWAAAIYADDHELPLPFATQDAPTRDVRGDTLNAHWARRKTLARTRFQPAPGPHHGMGLDLYAQATSPMRRYLDLVVHQQLRAHLTGADPLSGKEVAARVAQAQMNADATRQAERLSRRHHTLRFVAAQPEREWDAVVVDRRGPQATLLIPDLAMDLPVSTPAPAGTALKVRLTEVNLPALTVRARVV
- a CDS encoding DUF2089 domain-containing protein, which produces MPRPLPLPFPDETEAPLVTELRFPTSGVTVRGVFELNEFATLSPENLDFLRLYIRVRGNLKEVERVLGISYPTVRARFDTLLRAIGYEPELADPQAEVLERLERGEITPDEAARKLRR
- a CDS encoding DinB family protein, which translates into the protein MDAEAFYRYLTQARRRLWTTLRALPDEALSRAVIPTQGARCIKDLVRHVAVVEDGWFRLDLLGRSPVWENFGGEPASADEYWHHEDESLDALLAYWEAVEADTLRHWPALMSVATSGRRVPVSEDRPETLAADEVIWHVMQHEVRHTAQIVQMLRLLGHQPPSLDLVFLTAE
- a CDS encoding GNAT family N-acetyltransferase translates to MSFTLRPATPADAPAIAHVHVTSWRETYMGRMPEAFLERMTDGAMQERRTTNWTRDVTDPTQVVLVAERDGEVVAFASAGPPRDHPGIDAELYTLYALKAAQGQGLGQALLAAVARVLEERGDRSLALWVLAGNPTWEWYLRRGGREAGEKTVTVPAGELREVRLIWDDLTRLGES